The Candidatus Eisenbacteria bacterium DNA window CGTACGTCTGGTGCGCCGGGTACTCGGTCACCATGGCGACCGCTTCCGCGCCGGCCTGGGCGAGCGTCAGCACCGCCGAGAAGCTCACGTGCTCGGCGCCCACCACGACCGCACGCCGGCCCACGCGCTCGCGCTGCAGATGGACGATCTGCTGCAGCGCACCGGTGGTGAAGACGCCCGCCGGCCGGGTGCCCGGAACGAGACGAGCGCTCCGTGGCCGTTCACGGCAGCCCGTCGCGAGCACGATCGCGTCGGCTGAAATCGTCTCGACGCCGCGCGGGCTCGTCGTGCCGACCTCCATGGGCGCCGCCCAGTCGGTGACCGACGTCCGCGAGCGGATCTCCACGCCGGCGCGCTCGGCGAGAGCCGCGTAGCGCGCGGCGTAGCGCGGGCCGCCGAGCAGGCGATGGAGATCCAGCAGACCGAAGCCGAGGTGATCGCAATGCCGCGGGACGCCGCCGGGCTCGGCCTCGCGCTCGAGCACGACGACGCGGCCCGCGCCGAGCCGGCGAAGCTCGATCGCGGCCGCCAGCCCTGCCGGGCCCCCGCCGACGACGATCGTGGTCATGGCGTGCGCAGAAGCCTCGCCGGCGTCTCGCCCGTCGCGCCGGCGAGGAGCCGCGTCACCTCGGCCAGGCAGTAGAACCCCTGGCAGCGGCCGAACGCCGCGCGCGTGCGCCGTCGCAGGCCGTCGAGCGTGCGGGCGGGGATCGGCGCCCGCGCGGCGTCCAGGATCTCGCCGCGCGTCACCCGCTCGCAGTGGCACACGATGCAGCCGTAGTCGGGATGCGCGGCGACGCGCGCGGGCTCCTGGTACGGACGCGGGAACGCCTCGCCGATGTTGGGCATGCGGATCTCGCGGAACGCATCGCGCCGGCGAAGCACGAGGCCGGCGTCGCGCAGCCCCTGGGCCACGTGCTTTGCGATCGCCATCGACGCCGTGAGGCCGGTCGACCGGATGCCGCCGGCGCACGCGTAGCGCTGGTCCGCATGGAACGCGATCTGGTAGTCGGTGTGCTCGGTCGCGGCGCGCAGGCCCACGTACGTCGCCGTCACCTCCTCGCGCACGAGCTCCGGCAGGATGCGCCGGCCCTTCCCGAGGAGCGATGCGAGCCCCTCGGCCGTCGTCCCGGTGGCTGCGCGATCGGGCACGTCCTCGGCCGTCGGGCCCAGCACGACGTTGCCGAAGACGGTGGGCGCGACCAGCACGCCCTTGGTGGTCGCCGTCGGAACCGGGAGGATCGTGTGGCGGACGAGCGGCCGCGCGAGCTTGTCGAAGACGATCAGCTCTCCGCGCCGCGGCGTCACGGTGAAACGATCGTGACCGAAGAGGCGGTCGATCGTGTCGGCGTGGAGACCGGCGGCGTTCACGACCCAGCGCGCGACGACGGAGCCCGCCGACGTTTCGAGGACGTGGGCGCCGTCCGCTTGCGCCACGCGCTCGACCGCCGCGCCGAGTCGCAGCGCGACGCCGTTCGCGACCGCCTCGGTCGCCAGCGCCAGCGGCGTCGTGAACGGGCAGATGATGTGCTCGTCGGGGACGGCGAGGGCAGCGACGGCGCCCGCGCCCAGGTGCGGCTCGAGGCGGTACAGCTCGTCCCGCTCCACGCGGCGGGTCGCGGCGTACCCGTTCTCGGCCGCCTTCGCCGCGATGCCCGCGAGCGCGGCGTCCTGCTCGTCCGTCCACGCGACCAGGAGGGCGCCCACGCGCTCGATCGGGATGCCGAGGCGCGGGCCGTGCTCGAGCAGGAGCGCGTGCCCGCGGCGGACGAGACGGGCCTCGAGCGTGCCGGGCGTGGCGTCGAAGCCCGTGTGCAGGATCGCGGTATTCGCCTTGCTCGTGCCCGTGCCGACGTCGTCGGCCGCCTCGACCAGCACGCACGCGAGGTCGTACTGCCCGAGCTCGCGCGCGATCGCCGCTCCGACGACGCCGGCGCCGACGATGGCGACGTCGTAGGTCAGAGCCGGAGATCCATCGTCGCTTCGACCGCGCGACGCCAGGCGGCGAGCCGAGCCTCCGCGGCGTCGGCGGAGATGCGCGGCTCGTAGGTGGCCGCCGGCGTCCACGTGCCGACGGCGTCGGCGGGCGAGGAAGCGAGCCCCGCACCCAAGCACGCGAGCGCCGCGACGCCGAGCGCGGTCGCGTCGGGGGACGGGTAGACGTCGACGGGCATCTGCAGGAGGTCGGCCTGCGTCTGGAGGAGCGTACGCGATCGCGTGAGGCCGCCGTCGACGCGCAGGCGCGTGAGCGGACCGCCGAGGTCGTAGGCGACCGATCGCGCGAGCCACGCCACCTGCGCGGCGATGCCGTCCGTCATCGCGCGGACGAGGTGCGCGCGCGACGTCGCGAGCGAGAGCCCGACCAGCGCGCCGCGCGCCTGCGGCTTCCAGAACGGCGCGGCGAGGCCGGCGAGCGCCGGCACGAAGTGGACGTCGCGCGCATCGGGAACCGCGCCGCCGGCGGCGTCGAGATCCTCGGGCGTCGTGACGAGCCCCAGCTCCTGCAGCCACGCGACGGCGGCGCCCGCGGTGTAGGCCTGGCCGTCCAGGCAGTACGTCGTCGCCTCGCCGCGCCGCCAGGCGATGGAGGTCGCGAGACCCGACGCGGAGCGGCGCGGCTCGTTGCCGATGTTCGCGAGCAGGAACGCGCCCGTCCCGTAGGTGCACTTGGCGTCGCCGCTGGCGAGGCAGCCCTGGCCGAAGAGCGCCGCCTGCTGATCCACGATCGCGGCGGTGACGGGCAGGCCCGCGCCGAACGCCGTCGTGTCACCGAGCGGATTCGTGCAGCCGACGATCTCCGGCAGCGCCTCCGGGTCGATGTCGAACGCGTCACACGCCTCGGCCGACCAGCGGCCGGCGCCGAGATCGAGCAGCAGCGTGCGCGAGGCCGTCGCGGCGTCGGTCACGAACCGGCCCACCAGACGGTGGAGCAACCACGCGTCGGTCGTCGTGCAGGCGCCGTCGCGGGTCACGTGCTCGCGGAGCCATCGGATCTTGGGCGCGGCGAAGTAGGGATCGAGCGGCAGGCCCGTGATCTCGTGCAGCCGGTCCGCCTCGGCGGCGAGCGCATCGCAGACGCCGGCGGCGCGCCGGTCCTGCCACGAGATCGCCTGCGACAGTGGACGACCCGTGCCGCGATCCCACGCGAGCACGGTCTCGCCCTGGTTCGCGAGCCCGACGGCCACGACCCCCTCGCGCACGCTCGCGAGCGCCTGGCGGCCGGCGCCCACGACCGAGCTCCACAGCTCCTCCGGATCCTGCTCCACGCCGCCGTCGGGAAGCCAGCGTGGGTGTACGGCGCGCTCGCCGGTGCCGAGCACGCGGCCATCGGGGCCGACGACGAGCGCCTTGGTCGCCGACGTGCCCTGGTCGATGGCGAGTACGTTCAGCCGATGCGCTCCTTCAGGTACTCGACGACCTGGTCGCAGCCGATCCGCACCTGGTTGCCCGTGTCGCGGTCGCGCACGGTGACGGTCTGCTCGTCGACCGTCTGCCCGTCCACGGTGACGCAGAAGGGCGTACCTGCTTCGTCCATGCGCGCGTAGCGCTTGCCGATCGACTGCTTCGCGTCGTACTGCGCCGGGCCGACCTGCTTGCGGACGTCGGCGTAGATCTTCTCGGCGATCTCCGGCATGCCCTCCTTGTTGACGAGCGGGAAGACGCCGCACTTGGTCGGCGCGAGGCGCGGGTGGAAGCGCATCAGCTCGGGCGAGGGCCGGCTCTCGTCGACCGTGTAGGCCTCGCAGAGGACGGCGAGGAGCCCGCGCGTGAGGCCCGCGGCCGGCTCGATCACGTGCGGCAGGTAGCGCTCGTTCTTCTCCTGGTCGAAGTAGTCGAGGCTCACGCCCGAGACCTTGGCGTGCTGGCGGAGGTCGTAGTCGCTGCGATACGCGATGCCCTCGAGCTCGGTGAACCCCTTCTCGCCCGAGAACGGGAAGGCGTACTCGACGTCGCAGCACCCGCCGGACTCCTTCGCGTAGTGCGCGAGCTCGTCCTGCTCGTGGTCGCGCAGGCGGAGGTTCCTGCCGGCGAGGCCGAGGTTGCACCACCACGTGTAGCGCGTGTCGCGCCAGTACTGATACCACTTGGTCGCTTCGCTGGGGTGGACGAAGAACTCGAGCTCCATCTGCTCGAATTCGCGCGAGCGGAAGATGAAGTTGCGCGGCGTGACCTCGTTGCGGAACGAGCGACCCACCTGGCAGATGCCGAACGGGATCTTCACGCGCGTCGAGTCGAGCACGTTCTTGAAGTTGTAGAACATGCCCTGCGCCGTCTCGGGTCGGAGGTAGGCCTTGGTGTCGTCGTCGCGCACCGCGCCGACGTAGGTCTCGAACATGAGGTTGAACTGGCGCGGCTCGGTGAGATCGCCGCCGCACTCGGGGCAGGGGAGCTGCAGGGGCTTGCCCGCCTCGGTGCCGATCCAGGTGAGGAAGTCGGACAGACGCGGCTCCGGCGTCCTCGCCAGCTCGGCCTCGAGGCGCGGCTTCACGGCCGCCTGCGCGCGCACGAGCGCCAGCCCCTTGGCCTGCTTCTTGCCCTTGCTCTCGGCCCAGCGGATCAAATCCGGCAGGCGCGGGCGCAGGAAGTCCTGCGTTACGCCCGGGAACTCCGTGCGCAGCGCGCGCACCCACTCGCTCTCGAGGAGCCCCTCCCACACGTGGTCGGCGCGGAAGAGCTTCTTGCAGTGGCGGCAGGTCTGCATGGGATCGTTGAAGCCGCCGACGTGTCCCGACGCCTCCCAGACGCGCGGATGGCTGATGATCGAGCAGTCGAGGCCGACGATCTGCAGCTCCTCGCCGTCGGGACCGGGAGGCGGGTTGCGCACCATCGACTCCCACCACACGTCGCGCAGGTTGTTCTTCAGCTCGACGCCGAGCGGCCCGTAGTCCCAGAAGCCGTTGATGCCGCCGTAGATCTCGGAGGACTGGAAGATGAACCCGCGCCGCTTGCAGAGCGAGACGAGGCGCTCCATCAGCGCGGGGCCGGTCGGCGTAGCCATAGGGGCCTCATCTATCCTGAGGGGCCGGGGCTACGAAAGCGGTGCCCCGGACAGGATCGGCGGCTTGATTTCGGCCTGCCGCCCGCCGATTGTCGGACGATGGCGAACGCAATCGGCATCGTCCCCTTCTGGAAGAGCTACGATCGCAAGACCGTGCTGCGCACGGCCGAGCTCGCCGACGATCTCGGCTACCACTCGATCTGGATTCCCGAGGCGTGGGCCTACGAGCAGTTCCAGCTCCTCACGGAGATCGCCTGCCGGACCAAGCGGCTGCGGCTCGCCACCGGGATCGCGAACGTGTTCAGCCGCTCGCCGGGCCTCCTCGCCATGAGCATCGCGACGCTCGACGAGATCTCGGAGGGCCGGGCGATTCTTGGCCTCGGCACGAGCGGAAAGCTCGTGGTCGAGAACTTCCACGGCGTGCCGTACAGGAAGCCCC harbors:
- a CDS encoding glycine--tRNA ligase, whose amino-acid sequence is MATPTGPALMERLVSLCKRRGFIFQSSEIYGGINGFWDYGPLGVELKNNLRDVWWESMVRNPPPGPDGEELQIVGLDCSIISHPRVWEASGHVGGFNDPMQTCRHCKKLFRADHVWEGLLESEWVRALRTEFPGVTQDFLRPRLPDLIRWAESKGKKQAKGLALVRAQAAVKPRLEAELARTPEPRLSDFLTWIGTEAGKPLQLPCPECGGDLTEPRQFNLMFETYVGAVRDDDTKAYLRPETAQGMFYNFKNVLDSTRVKIPFGICQVGRSFRNEVTPRNFIFRSREFEQMELEFFVHPSEATKWYQYWRDTRYTWWCNLGLAGRNLRLRDHEQDELAHYAKESGGCCDVEYAFPFSGEKGFTELEGIAYRSDYDLRQHAKVSGVSLDYFDQEKNERYLPHVIEPAAGLTRGLLAVLCEAYTVDESRPSPELMRFHPRLAPTKCGVFPLVNKEGMPEIAEKIYADVRKQVGPAQYDAKQSIGKRYARMDEAGTPFCVTVDGQTVDEQTVTVRDRDTGNQVRIGCDQVVEYLKERIG
- a CDS encoding FGGY family carbohydrate kinase, giving the protein MNVLAIDQGTSATKALVVGPDGRVLGTGERAVHPRWLPDGGVEQDPEELWSSVVGAGRQALASVREGVVAVGLANQGETVLAWDRGTGRPLSQAISWQDRRAAGVCDALAAEADRLHEITGLPLDPYFAAPKIRWLREHVTRDGACTTTDAWLLHRLVGRFVTDAATASRTLLLDLGAGRWSAEACDAFDIDPEALPEIVGCTNPLGDTTAFGAGLPVTAAIVDQQAALFGQGCLASGDAKCTYGTGAFLLANIGNEPRRSASGLATSIAWRRGEATTYCLDGQAYTAGAAVAWLQELGLVTTPEDLDAAGGAVPDARDVHFVPALAGLAAPFWKPQARGALVGLSLATSRAHLVRAMTDGIAAQVAWLARSVAYDLGGPLTRLRVDGGLTRSRTLLQTQADLLQMPVDVYPSPDATALGVAALACLGAGLASSPADAVGTWTPAATYEPRISADAAEARLAAWRRAVEATMDLRL
- a CDS encoding NAD(P)/FAD-dependent oxidoreductase; amino-acid sequence: MASRGRSDDGSPALTYDVAIVGAGVVGAAIARELGQYDLACVLVEAADDVGTGTSKANTAILHTGFDATPGTLEARLVRRGHALLLEHGPRLGIPIERVGALLVAWTDEQDAALAGIAAKAAENGYAATRRVERDELYRLEPHLGAGAVAALAVPDEHIICPFTTPLALATEAVANGVALRLGAAVERVAQADGAHVLETSAGSVVARWVVNAAGLHADTIDRLFGHDRFTVTPRRGELIVFDKLARPLVRHTILPVPTATTKGVLVAPTVFGNVVLGPTAEDVPDRAATGTTAEGLASLLGKGRRILPELVREEVTATYVGLRAATEHTDYQIAFHADQRYACAGGIRSTGLTASMAIAKHVAQGLRDAGLVLRRRDAFREIRMPNIGEAFPRPYQEPARVAAHPDYGCIVCHCERVTRGEILDAARAPIPARTLDGLRRRTRAAFGRCQGFYCLAEVTRLLAGATGETPARLLRTP